A region from the Carcharodon carcharias isolate sCarCar2 chromosome 29, sCarCar2.pri, whole genome shotgun sequence genome encodes:
- the LOC121270977 gene encoding urokinase plasminogen activator surface receptor-like produces MKLLCVVVILCTCITEARSLICNQCFGAVCNPSPTNCLSSVTRCQTASIRRSIGFFTISQITQGCEQNSQAFSFSSGEIFFSRDNKFCRTDLCNTQTTADPTNMTLNGLECFGCVGTDAQSCISRQQSVKCVGQQNRCINATGTQNILRTEEAFFTKGCATESICNHSINLEEFLIRLNSMPLCCTGNLCNNVENATVTSTVGMTSTQGQTVPTTAMSTNASSIATVAPTTTPTTTTTTTPGSGESNDSSSNSGGTSD; encoded by the exons ATGAAGCTGTTGTGTGTTGTCGTCATCCTCTGCACCTGTATCACTGAAG CACGATCCCTGATCTGCAACCAGTGCTTTGGAGCTGTGTGCAACCCCTCACCAACAAATTGTCTGTCTTCGGTCACCAGATGCCAGACAGCTTCGATCAGACGATCGATCG GCTTCTTTACCATCTCGCAGATCACGCAAGGATGTGAGCAGAACAGTCAAGCATTTTCTTTCAGCAGTGGAGAGATTTTTTTCTCCAGGGACAACAAATTCTGCAGAACTGACCTTTGTAACACTCAGACGACTGCAG ACCCGACCAATATGACCCTGAATGGGTTGGAGTGTTTCGGATGTGTGGGCACTGATGCTCAATCCTGCATTAGCCGTCAACAGAGCGTGAAGTGTGTGGGCCAACAGAATCGGTGCATCAATGCAACAGGCACACAGAACATCT TACGGACAGAAGAGGCTTTTTTCACCAAGGGATGTGCTACTGAGAGTATCTGTAATCACTCAATCAATCTTGAAGAATTTTTAATACGACTGAATTCAATGCCTCTGTGCTGCACCGGCAACCTGTGCAATAACGTCGAAAATGCTACAG TTACCAGCACCGTGGGTATGACGTCGACTCAAGGTCAAACTGTCCCTACGACTGCAATGAGCACCAATGCGTCGAGCATAGCAACCGTAGCTCCGACCACCACtccgaccaccaccaccaccacgacACCAGGGAGCGGGGAGAGCAACGACTCGTCTAGCAACAGCGGGGGGACATCAGATTGA